One segment of Streptomyces sp. NBC_00576 DNA contains the following:
- a CDS encoding STAS domain-containing protein, with protein MDRGTVGSAQSGRLLVEVRHEGNSAVVTPAGELDHHTADLLREPLEDCLAKGLARLVVDCTRLEFCDSTGLNVLLGARLKAEAAGGGVHLAGMQPVVARVFEITGADAVFTVHETLADALADEPPRSPGSPESS; from the coding sequence ATGGATCGCGGGACGGTCGGCAGCGCGCAGTCTGGCCGGCTTCTGGTCGAGGTGCGGCATGAGGGCAACAGCGCCGTCGTGACACCGGCGGGTGAGCTGGATCACCACACCGCCGACCTGTTGCGTGAACCGCTCGAGGACTGCCTCGCGAAGGGCCTTGCGCGGCTGGTCGTCGACTGCACGCGCCTGGAGTTCTGTGACTCCACCGGCCTCAACGTGCTGCTCGGCGCCCGCCTGAAGGCGGAGGCGGCGGGTGGCGGGGTGCATCTCGCCGGAATGCAGCCGGTGGTCGCGCGGGTGTTCGAGATCACGGGTGCGGACGCTGTTTTCACCGTCCACGAGACGCTTGCCGACGCCCTGGCGGACGAGCCTCCCCGGTCCCCCGGGTCTCCTGAATCCTCCTAG
- the hutI gene encoding imidazolonepropionase codes for MNSTSTPSSPGSPNRTNSAIGSTTDTTTGTTTVITNIGSLVTNDPSLGDESPLGLILDAAVVIEGDRVVWTGESSKAPTTDNRVDAGGRAVLPGFVDSHSHLVFAGDRTQEFNARMSGRSYTAGGIRTTVAATRAASDAELEANLTRYLREALHQGTTTFETKSGYGLTVEDEARALRIAAAHTDEVTYLGAHIVPPDYADDPAAYVALVTGEMLDACAPYARWVDVFCEKGAFDGDQARAILTAGKAKGLHPRVHANQLSYGPGVQLAVELDAASADHCTHLTDADVDALANSDTVATLLPGAEFSTRAQWPDARRLLDAGVTVALSTDCNPGSSFTSSVPFCVALAVRDMGMTPDEAVWSATAGGARALRRTDIGRLTPGAYADLTLLDAPSHVHLAYRPGVPLVSGVWRRGVPVI; via the coding sequence ATGAACAGCACCAGCACGCCGAGCAGCCCGGGCAGCCCGAACCGGACGAACAGTGCTATCGGCAGCACGACCGACACCACCACCGGCACGACGACTGTCATCACGAACATCGGCAGCCTGGTCACCAACGACCCCTCTCTCGGCGACGAATCCCCTCTTGGACTGATCCTGGACGCGGCCGTCGTCATAGAGGGCGACCGCGTCGTCTGGACCGGTGAATCCAGCAAAGCACCCACCACTGACAATCGGGTCGACGCCGGTGGCCGGGCCGTTCTCCCGGGCTTCGTGGACTCCCACTCCCACCTCGTCTTCGCGGGCGACCGGACCCAGGAGTTCAACGCCCGCATGTCCGGGCGCAGCTATACGGCAGGGGGTATCCGCACGACCGTCGCCGCCACCCGCGCCGCCTCGGACGCGGAACTGGAGGCCAACCTCACGCGTTACCTCCGCGAGGCCCTCCACCAGGGCACGACGACCTTCGAGACCAAGTCGGGATACGGCCTGACCGTCGAGGACGAGGCCCGCGCCCTGCGCATCGCCGCCGCCCACACCGACGAGGTCACCTACCTCGGCGCCCACATCGTCCCCCCGGACTACGCCGACGACCCGGCCGCCTATGTCGCCCTGGTCACCGGCGAGATGCTCGACGCCTGTGCCCCGTACGCCCGTTGGGTCGACGTCTTCTGCGAAAAGGGCGCCTTCGACGGCGACCAGGCGCGCGCGATCCTCACCGCGGGCAAGGCGAAGGGGTTGCATCCGCGCGTCCACGCCAACCAGCTCTCGTACGGTCCGGGGGTGCAGCTGGCCGTCGAACTCGACGCCGCCAGCGCCGACCACTGCACCCACCTCACCGACGCCGACGTGGACGCCCTCGCGAACAGCGACACAGTGGCGACCCTCCTGCCCGGCGCCGAGTTCTCCACCCGCGCGCAGTGGCCGGACGCCCGCCGTCTCCTCGACGCGGGCGTCACGGTCGCGCTCTCCACGGACTGCAACCCGGGATCCTCCTTCACCTCCTCCGTCCCCTTCTGCGTCGCGCTGGCGGTACGGGACATGGGCATGACCCCGGACGAGGCGGTCTGGTCGGCCACGGCGGGGGGCGCGCGAGCCCTCCGCCGCACCGACATCGGCCGTCTCACGCCCGGGGCGTACGCCGACCTGACACTCCTGGACGCCCCGAGCCATGTACACCTGGCCTACCGGCCGGGGGTTCCGCTGGTCAGCGGGGTGTGGCGGCGGGGCGTACCGGTGATCTGA
- a CDS encoding RICIN domain-containing protein, whose protein sequence is MSRDTDHSGVYDDSELYAVHADAPDAHLTELLRTNSPTAYPALQELRARHRASVLAYARLCTTSDSTAGQLAAQAFTTAARDAARGAEPSVPWRHQLLLLTADLAAGWATDERAAGLDSSLLLVLNTLNPSIQFNQFNQSNPSNAQNAAGGVGLMPPPPMLGPFQSLPSRTQGLIWYGIVERESEDRTAALLGLTREDVTYELDSALQGLAQACLRSRLAASDDPRCQDFRRLIEESVRPVNPRHSTDLNSHMVICPHCSVAYQELSALRDNPRTALGDGLLPWSGPAYARDAPTVTRTNARSPEVSWPGAPPRRSRRRFVLASAVLGATLIPLLIVLLSPGDGSSSQRNPSGSLPVTSVPSRPEATVPSSPTAIDSPSPPSTSRPQTTPSPTPTPTPTAKSTPTPTPVFRAPGASNAQVVNVASGRCLDIRGAVLEKGTDVLTAPCSASSATQRWRVDAGLGLLRSAADTGLCLDSRGDVDKGVGIWECASVNDDDNGVNLRFTVDSDGVIRPAIAIATGLTPDVDGGLVLAPLTGGSGQRWRAGAT, encoded by the coding sequence ATGTCCCGGGACACCGACCACAGCGGGGTGTACGACGACAGCGAGTTGTACGCGGTGCACGCGGACGCGCCCGACGCGCACCTCACCGAATTACTCCGCACCAACTCCCCCACCGCGTACCCGGCGTTGCAGGAACTCCGTGCCCGCCACCGCGCGTCCGTCCTCGCCTACGCCCGCCTGTGCACGACGAGTGACTCCACGGCAGGGCAGTTGGCGGCCCAGGCGTTCACGACGGCGGCCCGGGACGCGGCACGCGGTGCGGAGCCGAGCGTGCCGTGGCGCCACCAACTCCTGTTGCTGACGGCCGACCTGGCGGCCGGCTGGGCAACGGACGAGCGTGCGGCGGGCCTCGACTCGAGCCTGCTCCTCGTCCTGAACACACTGAACCCGTCGATCCAGTTCAACCAGTTCAACCAGTCGAATCCGTCGAACGCACAGAACGCGGCGGGCGGAGTCGGCCTGATGCCGCCTCCGCCCATGCTGGGCCCGTTCCAGTCGCTGCCGTCCCGCACGCAGGGCCTCATCTGGTACGGCATCGTGGAGCGCGAGTCCGAGGACCGGACCGCCGCTCTCCTCGGTCTGACGCGCGAGGACGTGACGTACGAGCTGGATTCGGCGCTCCAGGGCCTGGCCCAGGCCTGTCTGCGGTCCCGGCTGGCCGCCTCCGACGATCCGCGCTGCCAGGACTTCCGACGGCTGATCGAGGAGTCGGTCCGCCCCGTCAACCCCCGCCACAGCACGGACCTGAACTCCCACATGGTCATCTGCCCGCACTGTTCGGTGGCCTACCAGGAGCTCTCCGCCCTGCGCGACAACCCGCGCACGGCGCTGGGGGACGGCCTGCTGCCGTGGAGCGGCCCGGCGTACGCACGGGACGCGCCGACGGTCACCCGTACCAACGCCCGCTCCCCGGAGGTCAGTTGGCCGGGGGCACCGCCACGGCGGTCCCGTCGGCGGTTCGTGCTGGCCTCGGCGGTGCTGGGCGCGACGCTCATCCCGCTGCTGATCGTGCTGCTGTCGCCGGGCGACGGCTCGTCGAGTCAGCGGAACCCGTCGGGCAGCCTCCCGGTCACCTCGGTACCGAGCCGCCCCGAAGCGACGGTCCCCTCCTCGCCGACAGCCATCGACTCCCCTTCTCCGCCGTCGACTTCACGACCGCAGACCACCCCGTCCCCGACTCCGACTCCGACCCCCACGGCCAAATCCACGCCCACACCCACACCCGTGTTCCGGGCGCCGGGAGCCTCGAACGCCCAGGTGGTGAACGTCGCCTCGGGTCGCTGCCTGGACATCCGGGGCGCTGTCCTGGAGAAGGGCACGGACGTCCTCACGGCGCCCTGCTCCGCGTCGTCCGCCACCCAACGCTGGCGCGTCGACGCCGGCTTGGGGCTCCTGCGCTCGGCCGCCGACACCGGCCTGTGCCTGGACAGCCGGGGTGATGTGGACAAGGGCGTGGGCATCTGGGAGTGCGCGTCGGTGAACGACGACGACAACGGCGTCAACCTGCGCTTCACCGTGGACTCCGACGGCGTGATCCGCCCCGCGATCGCCATCGCGACGGGGCTCACTCCGGACGTCGACGGCGGCCTGGTCCTCGCACCGCTGACGGGCGGATCGGGGCAGCGGTGGCGGGCCGGCGCTACCTGA
- the hutU gene encoding urocanate hydratase yields MSGPRPVRAPRGTELSALGWQQEAALRMLQNNLDPEVAEHPDKLVVYGGTGKAARDWRSFDAMVRTLRTLKQDETMLVQSGRPVGVMQTHEWAPRVLIANSNLVGDWANWEEFRRLEALGLTMYGQMTAGSWIYIGTQGILQGTYETFAAVAAKKFGGTLAGTITLTAGLGGMGGAQPLAVTMNDGVAICIDVDPRAIERRIEHRYLDVKADSLEHALQLAVEARDARRPLSIGLLGNAAELLPRMLAESAPIDIVTDQTSAHDPLAYLPVGVDFDDLASYAAKDPAGFTTRARESMARHVEAMVGFMDAGAEVFDYGNSIRGEAQLAGYERAFAFPGFVPAYIRPLFCEGKGPFRWAALSGEASDIAKTDKAMLELFPENESLHRWIKMAGERVHFQGLPARICWLGYGERDKAGERFNDMVASGELAAPLVIGRDHLDSGSVASPYRETEAMLDGSDAIADWPLLNAMVNVASGASWVSIHHGGGVGMGRSIHAGQVSVADGTKLAGEKIRRVLTNDPGMGVIRHVDAGYDIAESVADERGVRVPMREGDDA; encoded by the coding sequence ATGTCAGGACCCCGCCCCGTACGAGCCCCGCGCGGTACGGAACTGAGCGCCCTGGGATGGCAGCAGGAGGCCGCCCTGCGGATGCTGCAGAACAACCTGGACCCCGAGGTCGCCGAGCACCCCGACAAGCTCGTCGTGTACGGCGGCACCGGCAAGGCCGCCCGTGACTGGCGCTCCTTCGACGCCATGGTCCGCACCCTGCGGACGCTGAAGCAGGACGAGACGATGCTCGTCCAGTCGGGCCGCCCCGTCGGTGTCATGCAGACCCACGAGTGGGCCCCGCGCGTACTGATCGCCAACTCCAACCTGGTCGGCGACTGGGCCAACTGGGAGGAGTTCCGCCGCCTGGAGGCCCTCGGCCTGACCATGTACGGGCAGATGACGGCCGGCTCGTGGATCTACATCGGCACCCAGGGCATCCTCCAGGGCACCTACGAGACGTTCGCCGCCGTCGCCGCCAAGAAGTTCGGCGGCACCCTGGCGGGGACGATCACCCTCACCGCCGGCCTCGGCGGGATGGGTGGTGCCCAGCCGCTCGCCGTGACGATGAACGACGGCGTCGCGATCTGTATCGACGTCGACCCGCGTGCCATCGAGCGCCGCATCGAGCACCGGTACCTCGACGTGAAGGCCGACTCCCTGGAGCACGCCCTCCAGCTCGCGGTGGAGGCACGTGACGCCCGCCGCCCGCTCTCCATCGGCCTGCTGGGCAACGCGGCCGAGCTGCTCCCGCGCATGCTCGCCGAGAGCGCCCCCATCGACATCGTCACCGACCAGACCTCGGCCCACGACCCGCTGGCCTACCTGCCGGTCGGCGTCGACTTCGACGACCTGGCGTCCTACGCGGCGAAGGACCCGGCCGGCTTCACGACCCGGGCGCGCGAGTCGATGGCACGGCACGTGGAGGCGATGGTCGGCTTCATGGACGCCGGTGCCGAGGTCTTCGACTACGGCAACTCGATCCGGGGCGAGGCCCAACTGGCCGGATACGAGCGGGCGTTCGCGTTCCCCGGTTTTGTGCCCGCGTACATCCGCCCGCTCTTCTGCGAAGGCAAGGGCCCCTTCCGCTGGGCGGCGCTGTCGGGCGAGGCGTCCGACATCGCGAAGACGGACAAGGCGATGCTGGAGCTGTTCCCAGAGAACGAGTCGCTGCACCGCTGGATCAAGATGGCGGGGGAGCGGGTCCACTTCCAGGGGCTGCCGGCCCGGATCTGCTGGCTCGGCTACGGCGAGCGGGACAAGGCGGGCGAGCGCTTCAACGACATGGTGGCGAGCGGTGAGCTGGCCGCGCCGCTGGTGATCGGCCGCGACCACCTGGACAGCGGGTCCGTCGCGTCTCCCTACCGGGAGACGGAGGCCATGCTCGACGGCTCCGACGCGATCGCCGACTGGCCGCTGCTGAACGCGATGGTCAACGTGGCGTCCGGGGCGTCGTGGGTCTCCATCCACCACGGGGGCGGTGTCGGTATGGGGCGGTCGATCCACGCCGGGCAGGTGTCGGTGGCCGACGGCACGAAGCTGGCGGGCGAGAAGATCCGCCGGGTGCTGACCAATGACCCCGGGATGGGTGTGATCCGGCACGTGGATGCCGGGTACGACATCGCGGAGTCGGTCGCGGACGAGCGGGGCGTGCGGGTGCCCATGCGTGAGGGGGACGACGCGTGA
- a CDS encoding allantoate amidohydrolase → MWRELAPIGRHPESRGYRRYAWTGVDLECRAWFKEQAESRGLGYEVDRNGNQWAWLGDPAAGDAVVTGSHLDSVPDGGAFDGPLGVVSSFAALDELRGRGVRFGKPLAIVNFGDEEGARFGLACVGSRLTAGAVSVEQARLLTDGAGVTLPQAMEAAGYDPDTIGPDPERLARIGAFVELHVEQGRALDLSGDRVGIASAIWPHGRWRFDFRGEANHAGTTRLVDRRDPMLSYAETVLAARREAQLAGAVATFGKIAVEPNGVNAIPSLVRGWLDSRAADQRSLDTVVSGVEKAAREYAEAHGVDLDVVRESFTPVVEFDHALRDELARLLGRDGGDTGLTVPVLGTGAGHDAGILSGSIPTAMLFVRNPTGVSHSPAEYAAEDDCVAGVTALADVLEGLART, encoded by the coding sequence ATGTGGCGGGAGCTCGCCCCCATCGGGCGGCACCCCGAATCACGCGGCTATCGCCGCTACGCCTGGACCGGGGTCGATCTCGAATGTCGGGCCTGGTTCAAGGAGCAGGCCGAGAGTCGGGGGCTGGGCTACGAGGTCGACCGGAACGGGAACCAGTGGGCCTGGCTCGGGGATCCCGCCGCGGGGGATGCCGTCGTCACCGGGTCGCATCTCGACTCCGTGCCCGATGGCGGGGCATTCGACGGGCCCCTCGGAGTCGTCTCCTCCTTCGCCGCCCTCGACGAACTCCGGGGCCGGGGTGTGCGGTTCGGCAAGCCGCTGGCCATCGTCAACTTCGGGGACGAGGAAGGCGCCCGGTTCGGGCTGGCCTGTGTCGGGTCACGGCTCACCGCCGGTGCCGTCAGCGTCGAGCAGGCGCGGTTGCTGACCGACGGCGCCGGCGTCACGCTGCCGCAGGCCATGGAGGCCGCCGGGTACGACCCGGACACCATCGGGCCGGACCCCGAGCGGCTCGCACGCATCGGTGCCTTCGTCGAGCTGCACGTCGAGCAGGGGCGGGCTCTCGACCTGAGCGGCGACCGCGTCGGCATCGCCAGTGCCATCTGGCCGCACGGCCGGTGGCGGTTCGATTTCCGCGGCGAGGCCAATCACGCCGGTACGACACGGCTCGTCGACCGGCGTGACCCCATGCTGTCGTACGCCGAGACAGTCCTCGCCGCCCGGCGCGAGGCGCAGCTCGCCGGTGCTGTCGCCACCTTCGGGAAGATCGCCGTCGAGCCCAACGGCGTCAACGCCATCCCCTCCCTCGTACGCGGCTGGCTCGACTCCCGCGCCGCCGACCAGCGGTCCCTCGACACCGTCGTCTCCGGCGTCGAGAAGGCGGCCCGTGAGTACGCCGAGGCGCACGGCGTCGATCTCGACGTCGTCCGGGAGTCGTTCACCCCTGTCGTCGAGTTCGACCACGCCCTGCGCGACGAACTCGCCCGTCTGCTGGGCCGGGACGGAGGGGACACCGGTCTCACCGTCCCCGTCCTGGGCACCGGTGCCGGACACGACGCCGGGATTCTCTCCGGGAGCATCCCGACCGCCATGCTGTTCGTGCGCAACCCCACGGGCGTCTCGCACTCCCCGGCGGAGTACGCCGCCGAGGACGACTGCGTGGCCGGGGTGACCGCACTCGCCGACGTACTGGAAGGGCTGGCCCGCACGTGA
- a CDS encoding formimidoylglutamate deiminase, translating into MTHPHQHAHPQRTYWLEHAWLDTNVEPGVALEVKDGRIAAVRTGVDAPPAGAEILRGLTLPGLANAHSHAFHRALRGTVQVGSGTFWTWREVMYSFADKLTPDSYHSLARAVYAEMALAGITAVGEFHYVHHAPGGAPYADPNAMGEALVEAAADAGIRITLLDTAYLSSAILNKHSGQDPNRHQLRFSDGTADAWAERCSVLKDRDHARIGAAIHSVRAVPAGQLATVARWAEERRAPLHVHLSEQTAENDACQAAHGCTPTRLLADHGVLGPRTTGVHNTHLTDDDIALLGGSGTGTCMCPTTERDLADGIGPAVALQRAGSPLCLGSDSHAVIDLLEEARAMELNERLRTRTRGHWTAAALLRAASADGHAALGWDDAGTLEAGALADFTTIALDSVRTAGPVPRLGAETAVFAASAADVRHTVVAGRHVVRDGEHTLVPEVPQALAAAVEALRG; encoded by the coding sequence GTGACGCACCCTCATCAGCACGCGCATCCGCAGCGCACCTACTGGCTGGAGCACGCCTGGCTCGACACCAACGTCGAGCCGGGCGTCGCCCTGGAGGTGAAGGACGGCCGTATCGCCGCCGTCCGGACGGGGGTCGACGCCCCGCCGGCCGGCGCCGAGATCCTTCGCGGGCTCACTCTTCCCGGCCTCGCCAACGCCCACAGCCACGCTTTCCATCGCGCCCTGCGCGGCACCGTCCAGGTCGGCAGCGGCACCTTCTGGACCTGGCGCGAGGTCATGTACTCCTTCGCCGACAAGCTGACCCCGGACAGCTACCACTCCCTCGCGCGTGCCGTGTACGCCGAGATGGCCCTCGCCGGCATCACCGCGGTGGGCGAGTTCCACTACGTCCACCACGCCCCGGGCGGCGCCCCTTACGCCGACCCGAACGCGATGGGCGAGGCCCTCGTCGAGGCCGCCGCCGACGCCGGAATCCGTATCACCCTCCTCGACACCGCCTACCTCTCCTCGGCCATCCTGAACAAGCACAGCGGACAGGACCCCAACCGCCACCAGCTCCGCTTCTCCGACGGCACGGCCGACGCCTGGGCGGAACGCTGTTCAGTTCTCAAGGATCGGGATCACGCGCGGATCGGTGCCGCCATCCACTCCGTACGAGCCGTGCCCGCGGGCCAGTTGGCGACCGTGGCCCGCTGGGCCGAGGAACGGCGGGCGCCACTCCATGTGCACCTGTCCGAGCAGACGGCGGAGAACGACGCCTGCCAGGCCGCACACGGGTGCACGCCCACCCGCCTCCTCGCCGACCACGGCGTCCTCGGCCCCCGCACCACGGGCGTCCACAACACCCACCTCACCGACGACGACATCGCGCTCCTCGGCGGCAGCGGCACCGGTACCTGTATGTGCCCCACCACCGAACGCGACCTCGCCGACGGCATCGGCCCCGCCGTCGCCCTCCAGCGCGCGGGCTCACCGCTCTGTCTGGGCTCCGACAGCCACGCCGTCATCGACCTGCTAGAAGAGGCGCGCGCCATGGAGCTGAACGAGCGCCTGCGCACCCGCACCCGGGGTCACTGGACAGCGGCGGCCCTGCTCCGGGCGGCCTCGGCCGACGGCCACGCGGCCCTCGGCTGGGACGATGCGGGCACCCTTGAGGCGGGTGCGCTCGCCGACTTCACGACGATCGCGCTCGACTCGGTCAGAACTGCGGGGCCGGTGCCTCGCCTGGGAGCGGAGACCGCGGTATTCGCAGCGTCGGCAGCGGATGTGCGCCATACGGTCGTGGCCGGCCGGCACGTCGTGCGCGACGGGGAGCACACCCTCGTACCCGAGGTGCCACAGGCGCTGGCGGCCGCTGTCGAAGCCCTGCGCGGCTGA
- a CDS encoding diaminopimelate decarboxylase: protein MENNGSNRTTRRDEAVRAAVEQGLLRADAPIVGLLDVIGIRESAAELRAAFDAVVAPGTPVLHAFAVKATPLVPVLRLLREEGIGAEVASPGELALARAAGVPPNRTVLDSPAKTPAELREALALGIAVNADNPQELDRIDALMRSATSRSPIGIRVNPQIGGGSIGATSTATATSKFGVALLDEGAREWMVGAYAERPWLTRLHAHTGSQGIPLSLMVRGVAETYALAEEINQRVGRRQIDTIDIGGGLPVNFTSDATSPTYAQYARLLGEEVPGLFGGRYGLVTEFGRSLLAKHGTVVARVEYAKSAGGRPVAVTHAGVQVATRTVYAPGSWPLRIAAYDGKGHPKAGADVVQDVAGPACFSGDLLAEGRALPLLEQGDYAAALDTGAYYFAHHYSYNSLARPGIYGFVPDGSGDGGDAGAGGVAFAVVREPQTVDAIVAESGGAHASALTTLSTTASPSARP from the coding sequence ATGGAGAACAACGGATCCAATCGGACGACCCGCCGGGACGAAGCCGTACGCGCCGCCGTGGAACAGGGACTGCTCCGCGCCGACGCACCCATCGTCGGACTGCTCGACGTCATCGGCATCCGCGAGTCCGCCGCCGAGCTGCGCGCCGCCTTCGACGCGGTCGTGGCGCCCGGCACGCCCGTACTGCACGCCTTCGCGGTGAAGGCGACCCCGCTGGTGCCCGTACTGCGGCTGCTGCGCGAGGAGGGCATCGGGGCCGAGGTGGCGAGCCCGGGGGAGCTGGCGCTGGCGCGGGCGGCGGGGGTGCCGCCGAACCGGACGGTGCTCGACTCGCCCGCCAAGACGCCCGCCGAGCTGCGCGAGGCGCTGGCGCTGGGCATCGCCGTGAACGCCGACAACCCGCAGGAGCTGGACCGGATCGACGCGCTGATGCGGTCCGCGACCAGCCGGTCCCCGATCGGAATCCGGGTGAACCCGCAGATCGGCGGAGGGTCGATCGGGGCCACGTCCACCGCCACCGCGACCTCGAAGTTCGGGGTCGCACTGCTGGACGAAGGGGCGCGCGAGTGGATGGTGGGGGCGTACGCCGAGCGCCCGTGGCTGACCAGGCTGCACGCGCACACCGGATCGCAGGGCATCCCGCTGTCGCTGATGGTCCGGGGCGTGGCGGAGACCTACGCGCTCGCGGAGGAGATCAACCAGCGGGTCGGGCGTCGGCAGATCGACACGATCGACATCGGCGGCGGGCTGCCGGTCAACTTCACGTCGGACGCGACGAGTCCGACGTACGCGCAGTACGCGCGGCTGCTGGGCGAGGAGGTGCCGGGGCTGTTCGGGGGGCGGTACGGGCTGGTGACCGAATTCGGGCGGTCGCTGCTGGCCAAGCACGGCACGGTGGTGGCGCGGGTCGAGTACGCGAAGAGCGCCGGCGGGCGGCCGGTCGCGGTCACCCACGCGGGCGTGCAGGTGGCGACGCGGACGGTGTACGCGCCGGGGTCGTGGCCGCTCAGGATCGCCGCGTACGACGGGAAGGGGCACCCCAAGGCCGGGGCGGACGTGGTGCAGGACGTGGCCGGGCCCGCCTGTTTCTCGGGGGACCTGCTCGCCGAGGGGCGCGCACTGCCGCTGCTCGAACAGGGCGACTACGCGGCGGCACTGGACACGGGCGCGTACTACTTCGCGCACCACTACTCGTACAACTCCCTTGCCCGGCCCGGGATCTACGGCTTCGTACCGGACGGGAGCGGTGACGGCGGTGACGCCGGGGCCGGGGGTGTCGCCTTCGCGGTCGTACGGGAGCCGCAGACCGTCGACGCGATCGTGGCCGAATCCGGAGGGGCGCACGCCTCCGCGCTCACCACCCTCTCCACGACCGCCTCCCCCTCAGCACGCCCTTGA
- a CDS encoding ATP-binding protein gives MSTTRPDSPGSSESSESSGAPGSRQTRSLGFGGESGVVPLARDFARQALYAWGWLPADTADQRAAAEDVLLVVSELVTNACLHAEGPDEMWITCDNKVIRVEVSDRGTGQPAPRTPHRAGRPGGHGMFIVQRLCLDWGVVRTPGVSGKRVWAELGAPA, from the coding sequence ATGAGCACCACCCGGCCCGACTCGCCGGGCTCCTCGGAGTCCTCCGAGTCCAGCGGCGCTCCCGGGAGTCGGCAGACCCGCAGCCTGGGTTTCGGCGGCGAGAGCGGTGTCGTTCCGCTCGCCCGTGACTTCGCCCGGCAGGCGCTGTACGCGTGGGGCTGGCTCCCCGCCGACACCGCGGACCAGCGGGCCGCCGCCGAGGACGTACTGCTCGTCGTCTCCGAACTCGTCACCAACGCCTGTCTGCACGCCGAGGGCCCGGACGAGATGTGGATCACCTGCGACAACAAGGTGATCCGGGTCGAGGTCTCGGACCGGGGCACGGGTCAGCCCGCCCCGCGCACGCCGCACAGAGCCGGGCGCCCTGGCGGCCACGGGATGTTCATCGTGCAGCGGCTGTGCCTGGACTGGGGCGTCGTACGAACCCCCGGCGTCTCGGGCAAGAGGGTGTGGGCGGAGCTGGGCGCTCCGGCGTAG
- a CDS encoding RNA polymerase sigma factor SigF: MSPRLDASHTQTTTSTPPPEHTDSQQLDQHFPGPRVPDPLDGLPEIPPFDEVGAVDARALSKTLFARLESLEEGTHDYAYVRNTLVELNLALVKFAASRFRSRSEPMEDIIQVGTIGLIKAIDRFELSRGVEFPTFAMPTIVGEIKRFFRDTSWSVRVPRRLQELRLDLARAGDELAQQLDRAPTVAELADRLDLSKDEVVEGMAASNAYTASSLDAQPEEDDSEGALSDRIGYEDHGIEGIEYVESLKPLIAELPPRDRQILSLRFVANLTQSEIGEELGISQMHVSRLLSRTLQRLRKGLMVEG; the protein is encoded by the coding sequence ATGTCACCCCGGCTCGACGCATCGCATACCCAGACGACGACGTCGACACCCCCTCCGGAACACACGGACTCCCAGCAGCTGGACCAGCATTTCCCGGGCCCACGCGTTCCGGACCCCTTGGACGGGCTCCCCGAGATCCCGCCGTTCGACGAGGTGGGGGCGGTCGACGCCCGGGCCCTGTCGAAAACCCTCTTCGCGCGACTGGAGTCCCTCGAAGAAGGCACACACGACTACGCGTACGTCCGGAACACCCTCGTCGAGCTCAACCTCGCGCTGGTCAAGTTCGCCGCCTCCCGCTTCCGTTCGCGCAGCGAACCCATGGAGGACATCATCCAGGTCGGCACGATCGGCCTGATCAAGGCGATCGACCGCTTCGAGCTGAGCCGTGGCGTCGAGTTCCCGACCTTCGCGATGCCGACGATCGTCGGTGAGATCAAGCGCTTCTTCCGTGACACGTCGTGGTCCGTCCGCGTACCGCGCCGGCTCCAGGAGCTCCGGCTCGACCTGGCCCGGGCGGGCGACGAACTGGCCCAGCAGCTCGACCGCGCCCCCACCGTGGCCGAGCTCGCCGACCGTCTCGACCTCTCCAAGGACGAGGTCGTGGAGGGCATGGCGGCGTCGAACGCCTACACCGCCAGCTCACTTGACGCACAGCCCGAGGAGGACGACTCCGAGGGCGCGCTCTCGGACCGCATCGGGTACGAGGACCACGGCATCGAAGGCATCGAGTACGTCGAGTCGTTGAAGCCGCTGATCGCCGAACTCCCTCCCCGGGACCGGCAGATCCTCTCGCTGCGGTTCGTCGCCAACCTGACCCAGTCGGAGATCGGCGAGGAGCTGGGCATCTCGCAGATGCATGTCTCGCGGCTGCTGTCGCGGACCTTGCAGCGGCTGCGGAAGGGCCTGATGGTCGAGGGCTGA